The genome window agctgattagaagagtgcccacagctaggctttGTTTCTACCGGTGGTTCACATTTGTAAATGTCTTGAATAAACATTTATTCCTCCtgtagatggaaaaaatccacacagggatggaaaggtttagaaggaacattggctaGGACTATAGTCCTAGCCATGACCTCTACAAACTCAGCTCCCCACTAGATTCCTCATGGTCTCCTAaatccaccccccacccccagccgagCGAGATGGACCTCCCCAGTCAGGGAAATGCAAGCAAAGGAGATATTTCAGGGGTCCCAGCTCTTGTTActgcaagaaagatgtggagatggCAGCTTGACTTTACACAGGGAGATGTGAACTAAGGGAACCAATCTGACCTCAACCCTGGGGTTGAGATCTTAGGTGATGGATGGAATCTCTTCGTTCCTTTCTTGCACTATGGGGCAGGCAGAAGAAGAGATGAGTTTGCTTTGAGGGCACATGTGGCATGAGATGGGGCAATAAAAGACAACTCCCTAAGCCAGCATGACACCGCTCAGATTGGAACATCCCAGCTGAGGGCACAAATGTTTCCTCGGTGATGCCTTGCATCCGGAACCTGCGCACATGGGCAGAACTTTGACATTCCTGGGTCCAGTGCCAGTAGAGGGTGAGAAGCACCCAGGCTAGTCAGGATGGTGAGAGGCAGTGGATGGGAGAAGTCTGTTATGTGGATATCAAATGGTTGTCCGAccttgccccaccccagaggcagctgcatcttcCCACTGGATGAGGGATCTGGATGATagcctctgtgcccctccctagAACAGGCTGCAGCTTAGTTCTGGACAAGGGATCCCTGTATAAACAGCCTCCACACCTCACCCAGTGCCAGCCTCATCTCAATGCTGCATGAGGAATTGTTGTGTAAAcagctgctgtgtcccaccccagagccaactGCATCTGAGTAGCAGGAGAAGCAGTCTCTGTATATACAGAGCCACAGTGCCTGTTAGGATCTCACTAGAGAAATGTCAGATACTGTCATATTGAGAACAGCAGCTACTTTCACCatcccccatctgtctgtctatcctcCCCTTGCAGCAACCCCCAGAAGCAGGATCGCACCCAGGCCTCATACCTCATGGGGCAGGCCAAGCCTTGGTCTACCCAGCATGGCCAGCTCACAGCATCCTCCCAGCCCCTTGGGCACCCGGGAGCATTGTGGCACAGGAGCACAACTACTGCAGCTGGACAGACACTGAGGGCAGCATGCAAAGAGTCCCCAGCTCACAGAGAGTGGGGCTGGCTTCGGTCAGAAGACGCCAGCAAATGCATCAGGGCTCAAAGCACAGAGCTAGTCAGGTGAGTTGGGAGGGCAGCAGTGCTGGTGCAGGTGTATGTGTATAACAAATTGGGGTCTGAGATCTGGGAAACTGGCTCAGAGCCACAGCCCAGGCTGGTCAGTGATCCTTAGAGATCCTACAAGTATGAACAAAGCATCTTATCTAACCCTACCAGGGAATCCTCTGTATAAACAGCCCCTGAACACCAGCTGAGAGGGACCTGCATCTCAGCATTGAGTATCCcagtagagcaggggtctccaacctttttaagcacgagatcactttttaaatttaagttcaatccaagatctacctaacacccaaatacccttgtcccgcctccttcgtgccccttctccaaggccccgcccctactcactccatcctccatccctcccccatcctccctcattttcaccaggcaggggcagtgtgccAGGGGGGCGGCTCTAGTCTTGGATTAATGgatgtggagtgtgagaggggctctgagctgagcttggggcagacagttggggtgccggagggggttctaggtgcaggctttgggaggacgTTTAGATGCAGGAGTATGAGGGGCTTGGGTTGCAAGAGGGGGTTCATGCAAGGGGGgaagggtttcaggatgtgggctctgactgggccctgcttacctcaggtggctcctgggtggcagttcagtgggactaaggcaggctcacccctgccctgaccctgcatcactcccaaaagcagccagcaaactccatcccaagtcctgttgtgccccccgccctgctctgtggagataggatacagggtgggagagggggcatcttgacatcagtgcctcttctcttcctccactgcccagcaagcaggaggctcctggaggggcggggggaggcagctccaaggcaaagggcaggagatgtgcagcagtggggtgaggagctgtctggctacaggagcacttgacagcctcctggccaaaccagtcaggatcaccaaAATCTATCAGTaaatcccgatctactggttgatgaccactgctgtagagagaGCCcttgtgccccaccccagaggtgaggTGCCAGGTGAGGGATCAACATACAAACATTCCCTGCCTCTCACCAGAGGCATCTCCATCTCAGTGCTCTCCATGATTCCTTCCTGGTGTTAGTGAATTGCTGGTTAGAAAGTGCTGGGATGCTCAGCTAAAGGGAGGCCTCTAGAGGGAGCAGCATGGGCATTATTATACAGCTGGCTTATGTGAAGTGGAGAGGTCCACACTCCTAGCCTGTAGGACTTGAGGAAGGCAGCGACAGGGGGTTGCTGTCAGGGCGGGATGTGTAGCTCTTAGTCCTGGTTTGGCCCTTCACTCTAGCTCTGGCCTTTTTCACAGGGACCCTGGGCCTCTGTGCCCCCTGGAAACACAGCAGCCAGAGTCTTCTGCAGTCCCCAGCCCGCCAGGGTGAAGAGGAGAGCAAAGGCTCAGGCTGTCCAGCCACTCCAGATCCACGGTCTGTCCCTAGGCGAGTACCAGCAGCTGTTTCGCTCACTGGTAGAGCAAGAGTTGAATCCAGCAGAGCCCCCAAGCCAGGGGCTAGAGCGGGGCCGCAGGATCAAAGAGCAGCTGTTCTATGCTGTGGGCTGCCCCCGCTACCGGCAACTGGAGAGGCCTGATGGCCGTGTCCAAGTAGTGGAGTATGTGCCCAGTGCTGGGCACAGGCAGGTCCCACCCCACTATGACATTGACACTGGGGATGAGGGGCCACCTGGCACTGAAGAGGCCCCAGGCCCAGCTGAGCCTTCGCCGTAAAAGGCCAatcctgctgggcccagccacaTCCAGGCAAACCTCTGTCAATTACACTGTGAACCTGGCATTATGTGATCTATGTCCTGTCTGTTGTGCAGGGACCCAGGGGGAGCTGGGTTTGGGCCAAGCAAGGTCATTGTTCCCAGCCCTGGGTTTCTCGGTTGACCCTATGATGCCTCCCCCATGCTTTATAAGTTTGGcgtatgaatataaatatgcataactcataGCTGCTTtgaacaaaatacctcatgtaacctatccattttaatgttgcaatctgctggatctgtatattcTATTTTGAAGCATGTATCATCCTCGTATGTGATGTTAGAAATATGAAGGTGCCTATCCCCCTCCAAGCCTTAACAACTTGATGCTCAACTTaacaacttgtaaacagccttgtttgtcctgtaaatcCAAAGGTGATTGAACTAGTAAGACATGGGACCATAGCATCTGGTACTGGATTCCATTTTGACCGGAGTATTTTTTCATGGAAGGGGGAACATAGAACAAAAgattcctgccctggggaaaAGACTTTTTAAGCAAGGGGAAAGCTATCAaccttttgtctttggctggtcTGTAAAAGGATACAAAGAGCTGTGGGCTCAGGCCAGGGTAAAAGAGTCTCTGACCTGAAGATTGTACCTAGAACAGCTCATTGGAGTAAGAAGACAATGGGTTGATAGCTTCCCCTTGCTTACACAATCTTTTCCCTGGGGCGGGAATCTTTTGTTCTACATTGCTGCTTCCCTGAAAAAATACTTGGGTCAAAATGGAATCCAGTACCAGATGGTATGGTCTCATGTCTTACTTTTTGTCCAGTTAtctttggacttacaggacaaacaaggctgtttataAGTTGTTAAGTTGATCATCAAGTTGTTAAGGCTTTGGTGGgaaacggggggtggggggaaggcaccagtaatggctctcattagcacatttaaaactaaaatagtctcatacttcatatttctaatgtcacatacaagaatgatatacagatccagcagattgtttAAAACAGCCTTGGGCTACACATATTTATATTAATAAGACAAACTTCATAAAACATGGGGTGGGGCAACCATCACAGACTCCATAGGGTTCCACAGCCCAGCAGCCCTCAACCACAGAATTGATGGCCCCAGCCTAGCCTTCCTGATCACTCATACACacctctgggggctgggggcactctGGGCTTCTAGTTTAACCCCTTGAGAGACAACACAGCAGGAAGGCTGGGAACTCAGTTAGCAAAGACAGCTCTGAACCACAATCACTTTACTCTTCAAAGGTGCTAGTGATTAATGGATCTCTGGGAAGTACCTAAATCCTGCTGTATCTCCCGTCTTGTGTGTCCAAGGCCTCTGCTGGTATTTCAGGATGTTCcgcttccccttccttcctctcctgctTCCATATGGGAATGTCTGCCTCCCATTCCAGGCAGCATCTTACTCACTTCCTGGTGGATCTCCAGTATCCACCCCTCCCTCCATCCAGGCACCTGGATGAGGTCCAGGTGGATAGCCCATGACCCTAAAGTCATTTGATTGGGACAGCTACAAATTATCAGTCCTGGTGGATTTTCTGTGCTGGGCCGTTTGGCAAACTGCCAAGCcactgggctgggcaggaggtgggttgctggagGCATTTGAATGGGTTCACCATCAGGGTTATGTCATACAAAATGGGTTGCACAGTTTTCTGTGGCTTCTATTCATGGGCTGCGGgtaaggcaagccccagccccatgccttCCGCCTGAGACCCGCCTTggcagccaagccccgcccactcacagcccgatccttcctggccacctgaaGATTTGGGGCTGCtgtgctgcagcctggccctAACCCTCCCCTGTGGCCAGAGAGCTGGGATATTGTGCCACTGCCCCATCCTtctctggtggctggggagctggccTGCTGCACCATGGCCCCTTCTAGAGTCCTAGAGCCACCCCTTACCTTGCTATGGGGTCCATGGAAGCTGTCAGCCCCCGGTGCTGGTTAAAAAGCTGACCTTGGTTTACAGGAGAAAAGAGGATCGGTGTTGGGTCCTGTGCTTTTTAACTTCTTAATCAATAACATGGAAGACACATAAAATCACTGACaaactttgcagatgacacaaaaattgggggatTGGTTATTGATAATGAGGACCGGTTACTGATTCAGAACAAATCTGGATCTCTTGATAAACTGAAAAGAAGGTATGTTTTAACACAACTAAATGTAAAGGTACACAGCTATGAATAAAAAAGGTGTAGGCAATACAGGATGGTGGACTCTGTTGTGGGAAACAGCAATCTAAAAAAGACTTGGAGATTGCGGTGAATAATCAGATGAACATGACTCCACAATGCAATTCTGAGGCCAAAAAGGCTAATTCAATCCTGGAATGCATAAACGGGAATCTCAGCAAGGAATGCAGAAGATATTGGATTTCTGTATTTGGCCTGGTTAGActgctgctggaatcctgtgtcccaactggtgcccacaattcaagaatgaTACTGGTAGGTTAGAGAGGGGTCATACATGAGCAAGGCGCATGATTAAAGAATCAGAAAACATGTGGCAGACTCAGTGAGCTCAATCTACTTAGTTTAATACAAAGAAGGTTAAAGGGTGACTTGAtcctagtctctaagggtatgtctacactacaacgttaattcgaactaacttagttcgaattagttaattcgaactaagctaattcgaactaacgcatctagaactaaaaactagttcgaattagcgttttgctaattcgaactagcatgtccacattaagtggaccctgaaccgggcttaaggatggccggaagcaatgccggcagggcatcagaggaggacttagagcgtggagatgctgtctcaggctagccgagggctgcgcttaaagggacccgacccccaccccggacagacagttctcagggtgccccgcttgcaaaccagtcctggcttggagtgcccggagtgcccacactgggcacatcacagcactcggccatcagaccggctgcacttgccgcaggctgccatctggggagagggggcaattggggggctgcaggagagcttccacccccagaagcccgcagagccagctcagtcctccccatcgggggctcgtgccccattcctccctcacctccttccacttacccttccctagccccttttcttgatgtacaaaataaaggacaattgtgttcaaaaatggaatctgtctttattgaacaaaactgggggagactgggaaagggaggtgggagaggggaagagagagggtgggagaggggagggcaactacaatgatcaggggttgggaacaggtcccatatgaagagaggctaaagagactgggacttttcagcttagaaaagaggagacggaggggggacaggatagaggtctctaaaagcaggagttgggtggagagggtgcatacagaaaagttcttcattagttcccataaagaaggactagaggacaccaaaggaaaggaatgggtagcaggcttcaaactagtaacagaaagttgttcttcacaaagcaaagagtcaacctgtggaactccttgctgcaggaggctgtgaaggctacaactagaacagagtttaaagggatgtgagatcaagtcatggaggttgggtccatggagtgctattagccagggggtaggagtggtgtccctgcccaaggtttgtggaaggctggagagggatggcacgagacaaatggcttggtcactgtcttcggtccatcccctccaaggtccctagggttggccgctgtcggcagacaggctactgggctagatggacctttggtctgacccaggacggccattgtaagctcagggctcagggtcgggggtctcagtggacccccttgattttcatgcacacctgctcctgggtggccaggctggcagctctcctgccctagccagccactttcctgtgcctagtgcggagatcgtggacgaggtccacgatgtccgcactagcccaggcgggtgcccgcctcttgcgatcccgggcaagctcccgggagccgccagcctggtcccgagaagagggggagggctggggggcatcgggtggctggctcgatccgtgccaggtgcagggtctgctggctgggtgctggcaggcttgcacctggcacgggcaccgtagccagcccgtgcccctttaaggggtccggggccgggagggcggcaatagagtttccctggtgttggccagagtggccaccagggaaacctggggagggctagcctcccactagttcgaattaaggggctacacaccccttaattcgaactagctagttcgaactaggcttaatcctcgtaaaatgaggatttcctagttcgaactaagcgctccgctagtttgaattaagttcgaactagcggagcgctagtgtagcgcctatgaaagttagttcgaactaacgtccgttagttcgaactaactctgtagtgtagacataccctaagtaactccatggggaacaaatatttaatagtggGCTCTTTGATCAACAGGAGAAAGGTCTAATACGATCCAATGACTGGAAACTGAAGCACAACACATTCAGACTGAAAATTTGGGGTACATTTttgacagtgagggtaattaaccattggaacaggttaaccattggaacagtggtggagtctccttaactgatcatttttaattttagatGGCATATTTTTCTAACATGCCTCCTCCAGTTCCATCAGGAATTAATGCAATGAAGACCTGTGGCCTGAATTATACGGTGAGCCAGACTAAATGACCAGTGATtccttctggtcttggaatctgAATCTATGAAGCCTCTGCTGGGACCAGGATTCCCAGTTTTCCCCAGTACAGACTGTTTGGGTGGAGCTGGGAATCCCAGTTTCCCCAGAACAGAGGCCCTTGGGGTTCCCATGTCTGAACTGCCTGATACAGAAAGGGGGCACCTGCCCATTAGTCTACCCCAGACTGCAGACAGAAGAGGGTACATCTTCTTGCTCTGAGTCAGGGGCTGTGAGATTGAGAGCAGCCTGTGTGCTGTGCTTGCCAGCGGGCGGCAAACTGGGCAAGCAGccatgggggaaggagcaggcactgcccctttaagggaccCCCAGGGACCATGGGACTTTGTGCACTGGCCAGCCACTCCGAGTGCAAACTCCTGGCGACAAGTacagagcagcaggggcaggcacaGGATCCCAGAGCCCAGATagggaggaggctgctggggcAGAGGCGATTGCTTGGGGAGTAGGCTGGGGTAGGGACAGGAGCACAGAGCCTAGAGAGGAACAGGAGTCCACATTGAGGCAGGAGatcctggggcagggatggggctgccCAGAGTGCAGATGGGGCTGAGGCATCAGGGCTGTTTAGCAGGaccagggctgcaggggcatCAGGGCTGGCTAACTGCCCAGCTCTGTCTTGCCCTCGGCCTGTTCCTGGCAGAGGTGGTGAGCAGCCAGGTCACAGGCTCTCTGCTggctctctcctgctccctccagacACTGGGGCTGGTGCTGGCACTGGGGTTAGCTCTGCTGGATAGCCAGCTGGCCTGCAGAGCACACTGCAATTCCAGGAACACCTTTGGATGGGTGAGGGCCCGAGTGGCAGGGACCCTGGTGTGCAGCGTGTTCCTGACAGCACtatgcctggccctgctgctcagGGCACTGCAGCGGGCAGGGCATCCCCAAGTGACAGAGCGGCCCCTGACACTGGTGGGAGTGGGAACTGCAGGGCTCTTCGTCCATCTGGCTGGGCTGAGGCTGGATGGGCAGCACTGTCTGGTCGGGGAGAGTCACCGCAACAGCAATGTCAGCACCAGCAGAGGGAGTTCAGCCACAGACACCTCTGCCCAGGAGACACAAGGTGAGTCCTGCTGAGGGGGAGTGGTACGAAGCCAGCCTGTCTCTCAGCTAGAGGGAGGGCGGAGGTGGGGGTGGTATTCCtagcagaatgttaggaatcattaaaaaagggatagagaacaagacagagaatatcttattgtctctgtattaatctatggtacccccacatcttgaatattgtgtggagatgtggtcgcctcatctcaaaaaagatacattggcacgggaaaaagttcagaaaaaggcaacaattaagggtttggaatggctgccatatgaagagagattaaagagactgggacttttcagcttagaaaagaggagactaagagggggatatgatagaaggctataaaatcatgactagtgtagaGAACgaaaacaaggaaaagttatttacttgttcccataacataagaactaggggtcacaaattaaattaataggtagcaggtttaaaacaagcaaatggaagtttttcttcatgtaacaCACAGTCAactcatggaactccttgccagaggatgttgtaaaggcgggactttaacagggttcaaaaaagagttagataatttaatggaggatatgtccatcaatggctataagccaggatgggtaggaatgatgtccctagcctctgattgtcagaagctgggaataaggGAGAGGTGGTggatcacttggggtatgtctagactacatgcctctgccaacaggcatgtaaactaggctacccgacatagtcaatgaagcggggatttaaatatccccggcatcattaaaataaaaatggccgccgcgctgtaccggctcagctgatcgttgtcacagtcaagacgcagatcggttgacaggggaagcctttgtcgaccactcctgtaagaGGCTTACGGGAGCGgacgacaaaggcttcccctgttgaccgatccgcgtcttgactcgtgcgctgtgccaacgatcagctgagccagtgaagcgcggtggccatttttattgtaatgaagccggggatatttaaattcccgcttcattgactatgtcgggtagcctagtttacatgcctctgtcggtagaggcatgtagtctagacatacccttgggaactacctgttctgtttatttcccctggggcacctgccatgagccactgttagaagacaggatactgggctagctagacctttggtctgacccagtatggctgttcttatgtcctggTATGACGCCAGGTCAggccagctgtgtgtgtggagCAGGGTGGTTGagggaggatgtgggagggagggttACTAGGCCATTCCTTCAGCTGTGGGTGGGAGAGTTTGCTTGTGTAACCGATGAatcccttaggctacatctacactaagcAGGTTTTAAGTAGCCCTGTTGCTAAGAGTTGGTACATGTGAATGCTGTTGTAGGACTTTTGCAGACAAATACGTTGAGCCCCCACAAGGTGcttttgctttgtcagcaggagagccaACAAAGCAGCATTACACTGGGATTTGCTGCCCCAAAATTTTTCTCATTTGGccaggggctgaggggtgggggaggagttaaGCACCAATGAATGACAAAAAGTTTGTGGATcgattgcaagtgtagacaaagtctctTTGCTCCTTGCCCCATACTGATCCCTGCCCTTTGCCCCTCAGCTGTAGCGTGGGATGCTGCTCCTACACTCCTTTCAcacttcttccttcccccacacagACCTGCTGGGAAACAGGCAGCCCTGGCTAAAGGATGGGTGCTTGCCAGCAGAGGAGTCTGGTGCCCGGCTGGCCCTCTGCCTTCGCTTCGTGTCTACCTCCTTGGGCCCTGCTGCTGTGCTGCTCTATTCGCTTGCCTTCCACCTGCTGTGGCCCCCATTCACAGAGCATGTgacttgtctgcccccctgcactgggatgctgtgccagcccctgggcagctCTGCAACAtccatggcagagctggggccctgctggcttcTGTACCTGGACCCTGGGCTTTGTGTGGCTGTGGTACTAGCCTTGATCCTTTTGGCTGCCCCATCCCTGCGGGACTCAGCCCTGGTGCTTCTGCAGGCCATGCCTGACCATCTGGATCTGTGGCAACTTGAGTCGCATCTCAGGGGCACAGAAGGGGTGGCAGCCCTGCGTGAGCTCCATGTCTGGCAGCTGGACAGTGCCCACAACCTGGTGGCCACAGCCCATGTCTGGTGCTTGGATGCCACCTCCTATGGGGCCGTGGTCCGGAGGATCCAGCAGGTGTTCTGGGAGCATGGAATCCACACAGCCACCGTGCAGCCTGAATTTGGTGCACTTCAGGGATCctgctgcctggctgcaggtaGGGGGGGTGGTGAGGCCCCCAGGAAGAGACACCCatcactgccctccctcctccccacggtGATTCTCGAGTACGAGACCACAGTGTGAGCCATGGGAGCCGCCTCAGAACCAGCATTGTGAGGAGTGAGAGGGGGAATGGCAGCGACTCCACATGaacagcctctgctccccccatgCCTCAGGCAGATTGGGGAGTTGAGAGCTGCTGCTCTTTGCCTGCCCCAGGCAGTGCCTCTGCCCCTGTGCGATTCCTGGTGGAGGAGCCAGCGCCGTGGAGAGAGGGGAGCAGTGCGGTGCTGGCAGCCCTAATGACAGAAAATGAAGAGAGGAGCAGAAAGTGACTTCCCAGGCTCAGCTGCACAATGGGGCTTTGGAAACTGCTGCGCTTtggacagagctgcccctggactccACACTCAGGAAGGTCACGGCCCAGGATGGGGCTCCCCTCCGGACAGGACATGCCACAGGACGAGGCTGATGTGGGGCTGCTCCTTTTAGATGGCTGCAGTCCCTGTAAATAAAtagcatggagctgcctgccaggATGTTGCTCTTTATTGCTTGGCAACAGCCCCAGGGATTGGAGCACCGGGAGGGAGGTCAGGGACTAGCCTGGGCTGTGACTCCCTTTTGGCTGATCCCGTCATGTGCTGCCCTGGAAAGCATAGCACCCTGTGTGGAGAGAGGGGAGATGGGGCAGTGTCAGCTCCTGGCGTGTGTTCTGTGACCTCACATAGGCTGGAGCCTGTCTCCCAACCTCCCCAAGAGCCCTG of Pelodiscus sinensis isolate JC-2024 chromosome 11, ASM4963464v1, whole genome shotgun sequence contains these proteins:
- the LOC142831020 gene encoding proton-coupled zinc antiporter SLC30A1-like encodes the protein MGLPRVQMGLRHQGCLAGPGLQGHQGWLTAQLCLALGLFLAEVVSSQVTGSLLALSCSLQTLGLVLALGLALLDSQLACRAHCNSRNTFGWVRARVAGTLVCSVFLTALCLALLLRALQRAGHPQVTERPLTLVGVGTAGLFVHLAGLRLDGQHCLVGESHRNSNVSTSRGSSATDTSAQETQDLLGNRQPWLKDGCLPAEESGARLALCLRFVSTSLGPAAVLLYSLAFHLLWPPFTEHVTCLPPCTGMLCQPLGSSATSMAELGPCWLLYLDPGLCVAVVLALILLAAPSLRDSALVLLQAMPDHLDLWQLESHLRGTEGVAALRELHVWQLDSAHNLVATAHVWCLDATSYGAVVRRIQQVFWEHGIHTATVQPEFGALQGSCCLAAGRGGGEAPRKRHPSLPSLLPTVILEYETTV